Proteins from a genomic interval of Longimicrobium sp.:
- a CDS encoding metal-dependent hydrolase: MFIGHLPAGYLATTPLLGRSAPRELVVVLAVLRARRTAWLALAILGINVLLHLVLDTVAGGIRWLSPFSDVELALTTVRARYDPWVLNFVLHRTFALELALVVAALWRYRLLRSVWRSRGGTRSARGVRVPAVRIRGIQ, translated from the coding sequence TTGTTCATCGGCCACCTTCCGGCGGGATACCTCGCGACCACTCCGCTGCTGGGGAGATCGGCGCCTCGCGAGCTGGTGGTCGTGCTGGCCGTCCTCCGCGCGCGGCGGACGGCGTGGCTGGCGCTGGCGATCCTGGGCATCAACGTGCTCCTGCACCTGGTGCTGGATACCGTCGCGGGCGGAATCCGGTGGCTGTCGCCCTTTTCGGACGTGGAGCTCGCGCTCACCACGGTGCGCGCCCGGTACGACCCGTGGGTCCTCAACTTCGTCCTGCACCGGACCTTTGCGCTGGAGCTGGCGCTGGTCGTTGCGGCGCTGTGGCGATACCGGCTGTTGCGCTCTGTTTGGAGGTCGCGCGGGGGCACGCGGTCTGCGCGCGGGGTGAGGGTACCGGCGGTGCGCATCCGGGGTATTCAGTAG